The following is a genomic window from Acidobacteriota bacterium.
TTCTCCATATCGAGCGTCAGCCTCTCGACGAAGTATGAACCGCCCAGCGGATCGACTGTTTGCGCTACTCCAGATTCATACGCGATCACTTGTTGTGTCCGCAGGGCTATGCGAGCTGCATCTTCCGTGGGAAGCGCAAGCGCCTCGTCGTAACTGTCTGTGTGCAGCGACTGCGTTCCGCCCAGAACAGCAGCGAGAGCCTGGATGGCTGTTCGCGCAATGTTGTTCAGCGGCTGTTGTGCTGTGAGAGATACGCCGGCAGTCTGAGTGTGAAAACGCATCAGCCAGGTGCGCGCATTCTTCGCGTCGAAGCGATCCTTCATGAGCTGGCACCAGATCTTGCGTGAGGCGCGGAATTTTGCGATCTCTTCAAAGAAGTCGTTATGTGAATTAAAGAAGAAGCTTAGTCGAGGTCCGAATTCATCGATGTTCAATCCACGGCGCCGAGCCCATTCAACGTATTCGACTCCGTCGTAAATCGTGAACGCGAGTTCCTGCAGGGCAGTCGATCCAGCCTCACGGATGTGATATCCGCTAATGGAAATCGTGTTGAATTTCGGTGTGAAGTGCGTACCAAACTCGAAGGTGTCGATCACCAGGCGCATGGAAGGAGCGGGCGGATAGATGTATTCCTTCTGCGCGATGTATTCCTTCAGGATGTCGTTTTGAATTGTCCCCGAAACTTTCTTCCAATCGGCGCCTTGCTTCTCCGCGACCACGAGATACATTGCCCACAATACCGAGGCAGGCGAATTGATGGTCATCGAGACCGTGGTCTTCTCGAGATCGATGCCGTTGAAGAGGATCTCCATATCCTCAAGCGAATCGATGGCGACGCCGCATTTGCCAACTTCGCCTTCGCTCTCCACCGCATCGGAATCGAATCCCATGAGCGTAGGCAGATCGAAGGCGACAGAGAGTCCGCCGCCTCCGTGAGAAAGTAGGTATTTGTAGCGCTGATTCGTCTCCTCTGGCGACGCGAAGCCGGAGAATTGGCGCATCGTCCAGAGCTTGCCGCGATAGCCAGAGGCGTGGATTCCGCGTGTATACGGCGAATGTCCAGGAAAGCCTAAATATTTTTCCGCACTCCAATCTTCAGGCAAATCAGCCTGCGTGTAGAGTCGCCGCACCGGCATTCCCGAAATGGTTGTAAAGCGGGCATCGCCGTTTCCCTCGAGATTGACTCCAGAGCGCGCGCCGATCGGCTGCTCTGGAGCCTTCTCCAGCGCAGGCAGCAGCGTTTTCTCTGCCCATTCCTTCTCTGCAGGCGAGGGGTGGCGTCCTTCGAATGTGTCGCAGATAGGACTTTCGGCCAGAATTCGAGGGCCGCTCTTGCTGTTCTTCTCAGCGCACATGAGTTCCTGATGCCTGCCTATTCCGGGCGTTTACGACATGGTAGAAGCCGAACGATCCATCATAAAGATGCCGAAGGGGCAGAGCAATGAAGGACGTTGACGTTTGGCGAGTGATCCCTGCTAATCGTTCATCCATCGGATCGCGTTGGTTTAGTCCCGGTTCACCAGAACCGGAAGAGCGTTAACATTCCCACAGCTACAAAAAGGAGGAGCAGTATTACTCCGATAATCAGCATCAGCAGGGCCCGCCTCTCTTGGCCTTCTTTCGGAATCGAAATGCCCAAGAAAGAGACGAACATCCAGAAGAGCGAACGATGAGGATCAGACTGCGACAGTTTTCTCTGACTCCGGACTGCGGGTGACCCGTTCCACTACTTTGACTATAACAAGGTGCCACCGTCTGCGCCTTGCAGGCGCCAGTAAGCCGCGAGAGAGAACCCGTTTTGAATTTCTGAGATCCCTGAGGAATGCTGATAAGTGTTTTCGAGCTGACGGAAATGCATGGAAGCTCCCTATTATCGCGACGTTGGATCGAATCTTTGCGAATCCATGTTATTTCCCTGCCTCTGCGCAGAACTTGCCAATTTCGGGCAGAATCTGAGGATATGGCAACCGAGGTCTGGAAATTTCCACAGGTATCTTCAATCGTTGCAAGCTGATACAACAGGCAGCAGCTCCGGCGCATCGAAGATTTGGAGGGCAGATTCCATCACAGTGCCAACAGCACCGCTAAAGGAAAAAGCAGCCCAGCAGCCAAGAGCATCGGGCAAGAGGGCCTCAGCTTCCGGATTCAGCGAAGCTGAAGCCATCGAGCAGGCAAAAGGTGGAGACGCTTACGCCTTTGAGCAGCTCTATGGACTGCACAAGCGCCGCGTGTATTCTCTGTGTCTCAGAATGACGGGAAATACCGCCGAAGCTGAGGATCTCACGCAAGAGGCGTTCCTTCAGCTTTACCGCAAAATTGCCACATTTCGCGGTGAATCGGCATTCTCCACCTGGTTGCATCGGCTCTCGGTGAACGTTGTGCTGATGCACCTGCGAAAGAAAGGGTTACCCGAAGTTTCGTTGGAAGAGACGCTGGAGCCGCAGCAGGAAGACGGTCCCAAAAAGGATATTGGCGCTCGCGACAACGTGCTCGCCGGCTCGATTGACCGTGTCAATCTGGAGCGCGCAATCGAGAATCTGCCACCGGGGTATCGCATCATTTTTGTGCTGCATGACATCGAAGGATATGAGCACAATGAAATCGCGGAGATGATGGGATGTTCCATCGGCAATAGCAAGTCGCAACTGCACAAGGCACGAATGAAACTCCGCGATCTGTTGAAGCAGAGCAAGGCAGAAAAGGCGGTGCGCCGATGAGCGGCGGAGAACGTAAGAAAATGACGTGCGCCGAGTTTCAGGAAGTCCTGCCCTATATTTTCGAGAGCGGCGGCCACGCGACCGAGATGGAGCACCTGAAGAGCTGCCCCATCTGTACCGATCTGGTACAGGATCTGCGTTACATCGCTGATCAGGCGAAGCTGCTTCTGCCTCTTCGTGATCCCAGTCCCAAGGTCTGGGACAACATCCAGGATTCCCTGGAGCGCGAAGGCCTCGTTCGGCCACAAGCTAAGGCGCAAAGCGCCGGAAAAAAAAAAGTAGCTGAAGTAGGCAATCAGGTGATCGAGTCATCGGGTGATCGGGTGAAATAGATTTCTTCTCAGCTTTACAAGATATTTCCAAAATCGCGGCACCGGGCTTCTAGATCCTCTCATTCACTCAAACGCCTCGCAGCTGTTCACTTCCCCCAATCCCCCAATCCGCCGATCCTCCGATTGGATTACGAAGGTGCACCTTCGCAGGTACTCCCGCCGGTTCCCTTTTGTGCTGAACTTCGGTGGTAGAATCCGGCCGAGAAGCGAATAAAAGCTGTGGTCTTCGACGGTTAGCTGAGCTGTGAAAGCTGTGGAACCCTGGCTATGACGAGCGAAGCGGAGTTAGTTGTCCTCGTCGGATTCATGGGAGCCGGCAAGACTACTGTGGGCAGGGAACTCGCTCGGGTGTTGAACTGGTCTTTCTATGATCTTGACGCGCTCATCGAGGGGCGCACCGGTCGGACAGTTCCAGCGCTTTTTGTTGAGCGGGGTGAGTCGGCTTTTCGCAAGTTAGAAGCTCAATTCTTGCGGGAGCTTCTCGAATCGCTCGGAGACGAGCCGGCCGCTATCGCTCTGGGTGGCGGTGCCTTCGTGCAGGAAGCAGTCCGGCAAATTATCCGCGACCATTCCGCCTCTGTGGTGTATCTGGACGTAGGCCTGGAAGAGGCGTTGCGCCGTTGTGCCTCGGCGCCCGGTTATCGTCCGCTTCTGCAGGACGGCGAGCAGATTACTCTTTTGTATGAGGAGCGATTGCCTTTCTATCGTACCGCGCATGTCGCAGTGCGGACAGACGGAAAGACGCCGCTTGCGGTGGCCCAGGAGATTGCTTCGACGTTGCAGTTGAGTCCAGGAAATCAGGAGGCTGAATGAAATTGGCGTTTACTTCATTCGTCATGATGATGACGATCGCGTGCGCATTGGAGGCAAAGGCTCCAAGTTCACAGGTCATCGACTCGGGTAGCTTTGGAGTTTTTGTGAATGGCCGGCGTGTGGCGACCGAGACCTTCAAGATCGAACAGCGATCCGGTGGAAGCACGGCAAAATCTGAACTGAAGGTTGAGGACGGTTCACTCCAGCGTTCTGAAATGGAACTTACCGACCGTGGAGAAATTATCCGCTACGGATGGCAGCAGGACAAACCGACGAAGGCCGAGCTCTCCGTCGTGCCGAAGGACGAGTTTCTGAGCGAAGTCATCAACACGGGCTCAAACCAAAAGTCATTCAATGTGCCGCACCTCATGCCACACTCGACTCCAATTCTCGATGACAACTTCTTCCTGCATCGGGAGATCCTGATTTGGCGTTACCTAGCGATGGGGTGTACTTCGAAGCCGGAGGGATTGAGCTGCAATTCCGCTCCGCTGCAATTTGGCGTATTGATACCTACTCAGCACGCGTCGGAGGTGGTGACGGTTGATTTCAAAGGCAAGGAAAAGATTTCGTTGAAAGGGAAGGATGTAGAATGCACCAGCTTCCGCCTCCACAGTGACGACAGCAACCTGCTCATTTATATGGACGATCAAAAAAAGGTCATAAGAATGGCGGCCTCAGCCTCGGGCTTGGAGGTCGTGCGAGACTAAGAAGAATCGGGTGATCGGGTCATCGGGTGATCGGGTGAAGTAAGATCGCGAATGATCAGGGCGCCTAACGTGATCGGAAATCGGAGTATTCATTTACTTCGCCTAATGACTCGATCACCCGATCATCCGATACGTATGTCTCCCGTTCTCCATCCCATTCCTAACCGCCGCGCCGACATTCTCTTTACGATCGCGGTCATCGGAGGACTCTACGCTGCATACGTAGTCCGGCACATGCTGTTGCTCATCTACGTAAGCGCTCTCTTCGCGGTTGTGCTGTCGCCGCTGATCCAGCTCATCGCGCGCATTCACATCCGCAAGTGGCGTCCTGGACACGGGATTGCGCTGTTAATTTTGATTGTAGGTCTGGCAACGGTATTGACGCTGTTCCTGGTTTTCGCACTGCCCCCGATCTTTCACGATGCACGCTCAATGGCTTCAGAATGGCCT
Proteins encoded in this region:
- a CDS encoding shikimate kinase gives rise to the protein MTSEAELVVLVGFMGAGKTTVGRELARVLNWSFYDLDALIEGRTGRTVPALFVERGESAFRKLEAQFLRELLESLGDEPAAIALGGGAFVQEAVRQIIRDHSASVVYLDVGLEEALRRCASAPGYRPLLQDGEQITLLYEERLPFYRTAHVAVRTDGKTPLAVAQEIASTLQLSPGNQEAE
- a CDS encoding RNA polymerase subunit sigma-24, with product MPTAPLKEKAAQQPRASGKRASASGFSEAEAIEQAKGGDAYAFEQLYGLHKRRVYSLCLRMTGNTAEAEDLTQEAFLQLYRKIATFRGESAFSTWLHRLSVNVVLMHLRKKGLPEVSLEETLEPQQEDGPKKDIGARDNVLAGSIDRVNLERAIENLPPGYRIIFVLHDIEGYEHNEIAEMMGCSIGNSKSQLHKARMKLRDLLKQSKAEKAVRR
- a CDS encoding methylmalonyl-CoA mutase, whose amino-acid sequence is MCAEKNSKSGPRILAESPICDTFEGRHPSPAEKEWAEKTLLPALEKAPEQPIGARSGVNLEGNGDARFTTISGMPVRRLYTQADLPEDWSAEKYLGFPGHSPYTRGIHASGYRGKLWTMRQFSGFASPEETNQRYKYLLSHGGGGLSVAFDLPTLMGFDSDAVESEGEVGKCGVAIDSLEDMEILFNGIDLEKTTVSMTINSPASVLWAMYLVVAEKQGADWKKVSGTIQNDILKEYIAQKEYIYPPAPSMRLVIDTFEFGTHFTPKFNTISISGYHIREAGSTALQELAFTIYDGVEYVEWARRRGLNIDEFGPRLSFFFNSHNDFFEEIAKFRASRKIWCQLMKDRFDAKNARTWLMRFHTQTAGVSLTAQQPLNNIARTAIQALAAVLGGTQSLHTDSYDEALALPTEDAARIALRTQQVIAYESGVAQTVDPLGGSYFVERLTLDMEKGAFDYFNKLDAMGGMVKAIERGYPQREIAEAAYQYQRAVENKEKLIVGANEFVIEETPPKILYIDHREVASHQTKKLDALKARRSNEEVKRSLDALKKAAAQDPVVKADGRMSDANTMPYIIDAVRAYATVGEICNALREVYGTYEEVSVT